GCGCAGCTGGCGCAGCACCCTGGACCTGTTGCTCGCGGAGTCCGACAGCACCGGCGGGCTCATCGGCCGGCTCCCGGTGCAGCGGCACTTCGAGCGCCTCCTCGTCAGCAGTCTGCTGCTGGCGCAGACGCACAACTACACGGAGGCGCTGCTGCGTCCACAGCCTCCCGCCTACTCGCGGACGGTACGCAGGGCCGTCGACCTGATCGAGGCCCACCCCGAGACCCCGTTCACCGTGGGGGACCTGGCCCGGGCGGCAGGCGTCAGTGTCCGACGTCTCCAGGAAGGATTCAGGGAGCACCTCGGCGTGACCCCGCTGACGTACCTGCGCAACGTCCGCCTGGACCGTGTGCACGCCGACCTTCTCACCGGAGCCACCGGAGTCACCGAAGCGGCCGGGCGGTGGGGCTTCACTCACCTGAGCAGGTTCTCCGCCGCCTATCGCCGGCGCTTCGGTGCCACGCCCTCGGTGACATTGGCCGAGGCCGGCGGGCGCGACCTCGGCGAACGGATGCCGACATAGCCGACAGCGCGGCTGACGCGCCGGCCACTGTCCCACGCGGCGGGGAAGACCTCTGGGAACTTTCTGGGAACGGGCGGCACGACGGTCGTGGGCGCCGCGTGACCTGCGGCGCTCTCCCACCGGCTCTCAGAAACCTCCCAGAACCTCTCGGGAACGTCGTACCCGGAACCGCCAGTGTGTGCGGGTCCCCTCGCATGCGGCCCCGCGAGCGAAGCGGTGTGTTTCCCTTTGGCTGCCACCACGCCCCGCCTCCGGACCATGCCTGGTCCCGGCCCATGGCCTGGTCCGGAGGCGGGGTCCCCACGCCGCATCGTGCCGGTCCGGCTGATTGGCACATGGCAGAAGGGCCTGGAAGGCGCGGTGGCCGTGCTGTGCGCGGTGGTCGCCATGGCGGCCGCGCGAGGACGTCGACGGCACGATGAACCGCATCACCCGGGAGTCCGAACGCCTCACCCGGCTCGTTGAGGACATGCTCCAGCTGGCCCGCCTCGACGAACATGCGTTGAGGACCACGGGGAGCCCCAGTGGTTCGCACACGCCCGGCATCCCACCGGACCTCGACTGCACCCCCGCCGACCTGCGCACCCTCGCCCTGCACGACGTACGCGCCCTGGACCCGGCCCGTACCGTCACACTCACCGAACCGGCCGACGGCCCGCCCGCCCCCGCACCGGCCCTCGCCGACGAGGCCAGGCTGCGCCAGGTCGTCACCAACCTGGTCGGCAACGCCGTCATCGACACTCCACCCGGCACTCCCCTCCGGATCGGCGTCGGTACGGTCGACGACCATGCCGTCCTGGAGATCGCCGACCAGGGACCAGGCCTCACTCCGGAGCAGAGCAGCCGTATCTTCGAACGCTTCTACCGCGCCGACACCTCACGCAACCGTGCCACCGGCGGCTCGGGCCTCGGCCTGTCCATAGTCCACTCCCTGATCACCGCTCACGGCGGACACATCGAGGTCGAATCGGCCCCCGGCGAGGACTCCTCATGAAGGTCGGCCGCTCGGCGCGGCGCGTTGTTGCCGGAGCAGGGGGGCGAGCACGCCGCTGCGCTTGAACGAAGTGACGACCAGGCGGGTGTCGACGGCATGGGCGGTGGTCAGCGCTGGAGAGGTCGTCACGAAGTCGTAGAGCTCGCGACGGTCGCGGGTGATGATGTCGGCGAACAACTGGTGTTCGCCCATGATCGCGGCGGCATACCGGATGCGCGAGTCGTCGGCGAGCAGAGCGCCGATACGGTCGACGTCATGCGGGCCAGCCTTGATCCACAGCACCGCCTCGGTGCCGAGACCGAGGTGGTGCGGTTCGACCACCGCGCGAATCGTGAGCCGACCGTCGCGTCGTAGGGCCTCAAGCCGTCGACGAGCCGTGGATTCGGCGACGCCGAGCAGGCGCGCCAGCCGGTCCGTGGGGATGCGGCCGTCTTCTGCCACTGCCTGGGCGAGCGCTCGGTCGGCGCTGCTGAGCGCCTGCGGTGCGCTGTCCGCCGACTGCGGTGGCGGGACGAAGGGGCGAAGCGCTTCGGCCTCTTGCGGCTGCAAGAGGCCGGGGTGCCACTGGAAGCCCGTGCGGAAGTACTTCATCACCGGCAGTGTCGACATGGCGACCAGGCCGGGCGTTCCGGGCAGGTCGTCGTGGAGCAGTGCGGGGAGCGCGCCGGGAGCGGTGCACACCTCGGTCACGCAGTCGGCCGGTCCGGTCAGCGTGTAGGTGAACGTCGTGTCGGTGCGGTGCGCGAGCGCCGTGGCGGTGAGGCGGATCGTGTGGGTGGTCCCGCTGATGCTCAGGATCGAGGCCGTACCGGGGGTCTCCCATCCTGAGATCACCACGGTGCCCGATTCCAGAAGAGCGGTACCCCGTCGGCTGATCGTGCGTTCCGGCTCGCCGAGCGTCTCCGCGATCAGGCGCCATGGGGCTCGTCCGTCGATCTGCAGCGCCCCGACGATCCGCCGGTCCAGGGCATCGAGCGTCATCGGCCAACAATATGGCCAGATTCGCGATCTCGCCATCAGTCGTTGCCGGTTTGCGCCAGGCGCAGCGAGTCTTTGGCGGCATCGATACGTCGCGACCGCCCCGCGTCGCACGCGACGTTCTCACTCGACCCCCGGAGACGAATCATGGCAAGCACCGCCGACGGCACAGCCGCCCTCTCCTTCACCACGATCGCCCGCGAGGCGGTGACCGGCACGATGCCGTCACTTCGCGAGGCCACGGACCGCCGGCCCTGGCTGCGATTCCTCGATTCCTGTCTGCGCGGGATCGGTCAGGGAGGGCTGGTCAACAACCCCGTCGGTGGCCTGTTCTTCCTGGCCGCGATCGCGACGTTCTCACCGTGGGTGGGTGTGGCGGCGGCGGTGGGCGTGCTCGCCGCGACGGCGACCGCCGAGTTCTTCGGCCTCGACCGTACGCACATCGGCGCCGGTCTATACGGCTACAACGGAGCCTTGGTGGGCACGGGCCTGGTCACCTTCCTCGGTCCCCAGTGGAATCTCGCGGTCCTCGGCTATGTCGTTGTCGGCGCGGCGCTGACGAGCCTGGTGATGGCGGCGCTCGTGGTGACCCTGCTCAAGACATGGAACGTGCGCCCGACCGCGCTGCCGTTCAACATCGTGCTCACCTTCCTGCTGATCGCGCTGCTGCACAGCTCGCGCGGGCACGCCGGTCCGCTGGTGGCCGCCAAGAACGTCGGCGCCGTCGACCACGTCGACACCGTGCTGCGCGCAGCCCCCGGCGGCCCTGGAGCGAACTCGCTCGCCAACGTCTACGAGGCGGTGCTCCACGGGATCGGTCAGCTGTTCTTCCTCGACAGCAACCTCGGCGGCTACCTGATCCTCGCCGGCCTGGTGATCTGCTCGCGTCGGATCGCCGTACTCGCGGTGCTCGGCTCGGCAACCGCCGTGCTGACCTCGATGGCGCTGGGCATGGACGGCTTCCGTATCCACCTCGGCGTGCCCGGTGTCAGTGGATTCCTCACCTGCGCCGCGCTGGGCGCGGTGTTCCTGCGCCCCTCGATCCGCTCCTCTCTGATCGGCGTGGCCGCTGCCGCCGCCAGCGCGGTCTTCCTGGCCGCCCTGACTCCCGTGGTCACTGCCTGGGGGCCGCCGGCGGCGTTCTCCCTGCCCTACTGCCTCGTCACCATCCTCGTCCTCTTCGCCAGCGGCGCGCAGCGCACGGCCTCGACGCCCTTGGCGCAAGCCGCGTGACCACCCGCCCCAGCCGGCCCCACCGACCTGCGAAGGAAGCCGTCGTGACCGACACCCCCGCCGACCACATCGACCTCTGGGTCGCGCTGCCCACGCCGTTCCTCGCCGACGGGGAGGTGGATCACGCCGGTCTCCGGCTCAACGTCGAGAAATGCGTCGAAGCGGGTCTGGACGGCGTCTACTGCAACGGCCTGATGGGCGAGGTGTGGGCCCTGGACCCCAATGAGCGCAAGGCGGTGCTCGAGACGATCGTCGAGGCCGGCGCCGGACGCGTCATGGTCAGCCCGGTCACCAGCGGCCGGACACTCAAGGAGTCCCTGGACTACACCCGGCACGCTCAGCAGGTCGGCGCCACGCACGCCGTGCTGAGCGTACCCACGGACGCGACCGGGGACGGCGAGCTGGTCGAGTCTCTGACCGCGGTGATCGGCGCGGTCGACATGCCGTACATCCTGTTCAACCCCGGCCGCGACGGCAGCCGCGCAAGCCTCCTCACCCCAGGGGCCTTCGCGCAGCTGTGCCGGATCGAGAACATCCGCATTCTGAAGACGACCTCCACCGACACCGAGAACAACCGGCTCCGGCAGATCGCGGCCGGGACCCACGTGCTCGTCTCCGACCCCCTCGAAGAACACTTCTTCACCAACATGACCCAGTCGGGTCAGCGGGTCCTCTACTGCGACCCCGAGGGCTACCTCTACCAGTCCGCGCACAACCGGCCGGTCCGAGAGTACGTAGACCTGTACCTGGCGGGCCACCATGACCTGGCCAGGCAGCGGTTCGACTCGCTGGACTTGCTGCGCGCGGTGTACCGCAAGTGGATCATCGGCCCGCTGGAGCGCGGTGCGATGCCGAACGCGGCACTCAAACGCTGGTGCGAAGCCGTCGGGATGGCCGGTGGACCGGTGCGCCCGCCCCTGGCCGAACTGAGCCCGGCCCAGTGCGACGAGTTCGACCGAGACCTCGCCGCGGCGACCCAGGCCGTTGCCGGACCGGTCCCTTTCTGACCCGTCCCCCGTAACAACCATCCGCCGGAATGAGAACGAAGGGACATCCGCTCGATGACGCACACCATCACGCACTGGTGCGGCGGTCGCTCAAGGGCCGGCACTTCCTCGCGCTCCGGCGAGGTCTCCAATCCGGCAACCGGGGAGGCGACCGCCCGCGTGGCGCTCTCCTCGGCCGACGAGAAGGCCTCGCTCTTCGGTGACACCCGCGCCTACGGCGAAGAGAGCGTCCCATGTCCTTGATCTACATCGACATCCACGACAACCGGACCCCGGACGAGATCACAACTCCGCTCGACGCCGTCCACACCGCGGTGGTCGACGCCTTCGAGGTCCCCGAACGCGACCGCTACCAAATCGTGAACGTCCACGCCCCCGGTCACCTGGTCGTCCAGGACACCGGGCTCGGCATCCGCCGCACACCGAGGGTGGTGGTCGTTCGGGTGGTCAGCAAGAGGCGCAGCCCTGATAAGAAGCAGCGGCTCTATGAGCTACTGGCCACGAGAACGAGGCGGAGGACTGGTCCTTCGGACAAGGCCGCGCGCAGTTCACGACCGGGGAACTCCCCAACTGACAGGTCTGCACTTGGTCTCCGAATGCGGAGACGGCCGTTCCGCGGACGGCCGTTGTCGGACGCGCTCGACGTAGGGGTGCCAGTGACGGGGCTGTGCTGGATGCTGCGCGCGGGCGGCCGAAGTGGTCCAATCTTCATATTCATCTGAGAGTCGTCGGCCGAGCCGCGTGGACGGCCACAGTCTCGTTGCAGGACGGCCGGGACGGGAGGCGGGGTTGGGCGAGCACATCGGAACGTGGGCGAGGCGGTTGCGTCCGGCGGCCGTGGACGCCGAGGAGCCCACCTGCACGCTCGAAACGGTCCGTCGTGCGACCGATCAGGTCGGTGACCAACCGGTCGCGTGGGCGGTCGGGGCGGCGGCCGACATCGTCCAGGGCAACGCGTTCCCGGACCTGACCGGTGGCGGCCCGAAAGGCCCACAGGTGCTGCGCTCCGCCATCGAGTCGATCGTCATCTCGACGCTCCTCGCCATCGAGGCCGACGGACACCCACCGGCCCAGCTCCCGCCCGAGGCGGAGGCGCAGCTCGTGGACATGGTCCACCGCCGGGTTCCTCTCGACCTGCTCCTCACTCATCAGCGCAGGATCCACTCGCAGCTGGCCGACCACTTCATGGGCGGCTGCCGCTCCCTGGTACCGGGCCCCGATCTTGCCGCGTCACTCGAACACGTTTCCCATGTGCTCTTCGAGTTCGCCGACACGTTCGCCACCATGACCGCCGAGTCGTACACCGCCGAGAACGAGCGATTCCTGAGGAGTACCGCCGCTGCCAGGTACGAGACGGTTCTGGCGCTGCTGGCGGGAGAGGGCGCCGTCGACGCGGCGTCCCGACAGCTGGCCTACCCCCTGACGAACGCCTACCACATCGGCCTGGTGCTGCATCCCGCGACCTCGCCGAGCGATACCGCGGATCATCTTGACCAGGTGGCCCGGTCCCTGCTGCGAGGCATCGGCGCGGACGTTCAACTGGTGGTGGCGGTGGACCGTACCGAGGCATGGGCGTGGGGAGCGTTCAAGGCAAGGCCACCGAGTGAAAAACCGCTGCTGTCCGGCGGGTCCGACGTACTGGTGGGCATGGCGTCACCACACCGAGGCGTCCAAGGCTTCCGGCGCACCCACGACGAGGCCCTCGACGCGGCGCGGGTGGGGTCCTTTGGCGTGCGCTCGACAGCGGACACGGGTGTCGTCCGGTACGACGAGATCCGGTTGCTCTCGCTGCTGATCGCGGATCCCGACAAGGCCGCTCGTTTCGTACGGGACGAACTCGGCGCACTGGGATCGAGTGCGGGTTCCGCGCAGGTTCTCCGCCGGACGGTGCGGGCCTACCTCGACTGTCACGGCAGTCCGCAGGAGGCCGCCAAGGAGCTCCAGGTCGCGAAGAACACGGTCATCTACCGGGTCAAGCGGGCTGAGGAACTCCTCGGCCGCTCCCTCAGGGATTCCCAGCTGGAGCTGCACGCGGCGCTCCACCTCGCGGAGCTGCTCCTCGATCCGGACGACACCGGTCACTGACGGGGTTTTGGACCCCGGGTCCAATCGGCGTCGAAACGTTGGTGGGTCAGGCAGAGAGGCCCTCGTCACACCCGGACTTCAATCGAGGGCAGGACGACAGCACCGGCCACCGCTTCGGCAGGTGAGCCGCCGAGGCAAGGAGGCCTCATGACGACTCTCGATGACGTCACGACGTTCGGACCGCAGGCGCAGGCCGAGGTTCGCGAACGTCTCCTGCAGACCGCTCGCGAGCTGCGGCCGCTCCTGCGTGAGCACGCCGAGGAGTCCGAGCGCAACCGCCGTCTGGCCGAGAAGTCGGAGCGGGCTCTGCGCGAGTCGGGGTTGTTCCAGGCCACGGCGCCCCGCCGGTCGGGCGGGGCCGGCGGAGACGTCCGGACCCTCATCGAGCTGTCGGCCGAGATCTCCCGGGGGGACTCGTCCGCGGGCTGGGTCGCCTTCATCGCCAACACGACCGCGTTCGGCATGGGCCTCTTCCCCGACGACGTACGTGAACTGGTGTACGGCCCTGCCCCCCGCAACGTCGCGATCAGCCAGTTCGCCCCCGGAGGGACCGCCGAGAAGGTCGACGGTGGCTACCGCATCAACGGCAAGTGGGGTTTCGCCTCGGGCTGTTACCAGGCCCAGTGGACGCTGAACGCCTTCCTGGTCCTCGACGCGGAGGGGCAGCCCTCGGAGGTGCGGTGGGCGCTGATGCCGCTGGCCGACATGCGGATCGAGGACACGTGGTACGTCGTCGGCATGGCGGGGACCGGCAGCAACACCCTCGTGGCCGAGGACCTCTTCGTCGAGGACCGGTGCACCCTGGACCTCGAGACGTTCATGGGTACGGCCGTCTTCCCGATCTGGCACGAGGACGAGACCAGCTACCGGGCGTCGCTGAACAGTCTCGCCTGTCTCGGTCTGTGTGGTCCGCTGCTGGGCATGGCCGAGGCCGCCTGGGACTTCACGACGGAGAACCTCGGCAAGGGTCGCCCCATCAGCTACTGGGCCTACTCGGACCGCCGGGACGCCCCCAGCTACCGCCTCGCCCTTGCCGACGCGCGGGTCGCGATCGACGCGGGCAGGATGCATCTGCTCAGGTCCGCCGACGAGATGGACGACGCCGCCCGTGA
The nucleotide sequence above comes from Streptomyces sp. N50. Encoded proteins:
- a CDS encoding AraC family transcriptional regulator translates to MGRFPLASHVLCRDSGFEDFRERLNELFYPAEVTPLSGPEGPGGELRGTRTEHVTVGLMTFGQRTRVDPGRTPSHYHVNVVLRGAIEAATGRQEMVATAGDAMVFTPSQQHRLLSCDQGEQHLGIKIDRSLVEAELEALLGRTPQAPLEFAFDFDLTTATGRSWRSTLDLLLAESDSTGGLIGRLPVQRHFERLLVSSLLLAQTHNYTEALLRPQPPAYSRTVRRAVDLIEAHPETPFTVGDLARAAGVSVRRLQEGFREHLGVTPLTYLRNVRLDRVHADLLTGATGVTEAAGRWGFTHLSRFSAAYRRRFGATPSVTLAEAGGRDLGERMPT
- a CDS encoding Lrp/AsnC family transcriptional regulator, whose protein sequence is MTLDALDRRIVGALQIDGRAPWRLIAETLGEPERTISRRGTALLESGTVVISGWETPGTASILSISGTTHTIRLTATALAHRTDTTFTYTLTGPADCVTEVCTAPGALPALLHDDLPGTPGLVAMSTLPVMKYFRTGFQWHPGLLQPQEAEALRPFVPPPQSADSAPQALSSADRALAQAVAEDGRIPTDRLARLLGVAESTARRRLEALRRDGRLTIRAVVEPHHLGLGTEAVLWIKAGPHDVDRIGALLADDSRIRYAAAIMGEHQLFADIITRDRRELYDFVTTSPALTTAHAVDTRLVVTSFKRSGVLAPLLRQQRAAPSGRPS
- a CDS encoding urea transporter yields the protein MASTADGTAALSFTTIAREAVTGTMPSLREATDRRPWLRFLDSCLRGIGQGGLVNNPVGGLFFLAAIATFSPWVGVAAAVGVLAATATAEFFGLDRTHIGAGLYGYNGALVGTGLVTFLGPQWNLAVLGYVVVGAALTSLVMAALVVTLLKTWNVRPTALPFNIVLTFLLIALLHSSRGHAGPLVAAKNVGAVDHVDTVLRAAPGGPGANSLANVYEAVLHGIGQLFFLDSNLGGYLILAGLVICSRRIAVLAVLGSATAVLTSMALGMDGFRIHLGVPGVSGFLTCAALGAVFLRPSIRSSLIGVAAAAASAVFLAALTPVVTAWGPPAAFSLPYCLVTILVLFASGAQRTASTPLAQAA
- a CDS encoding dihydrodipicolinate synthase family protein, producing MTDTPADHIDLWVALPTPFLADGEVDHAGLRLNVEKCVEAGLDGVYCNGLMGEVWALDPNERKAVLETIVEAGAGRVMVSPVTSGRTLKESLDYTRHAQQVGATHAVLSVPTDATGDGELVESLTAVIGAVDMPYILFNPGRDGSRASLLTPGAFAQLCRIENIRILKTTSTDTENNRLRQIAAGTHVLVSDPLEEHFFTNMTQSGQRVLYCDPEGYLYQSAHNRPVREYVDLYLAGHHDLARQRFDSLDLLRAVYRKWIIGPLERGAMPNAALKRWCEAVGMAGGPVRPPLAELSPAQCDEFDRDLAAATQAVAGPVPF
- a CDS encoding tautomerase family protein, coding for MSLIYIDIHDNRTPDEITTPLDAVHTAVVDAFEVPERDRYQIVNVHAPGHLVVQDTGLGIRRTPRVVVVRVVSKRRSPDKKQRLYELLATRTRRRTGPSDKAARSSRPGNSPTDRSALGLRMRRRPFRGRPLSDALDVGVPVTGLCWMLRAGGRSGPIFIFI
- a CDS encoding PucR family transcriptional regulator — protein: MGEHIGTWARRLRPAAVDAEEPTCTLETVRRATDQVGDQPVAWAVGAAADIVQGNAFPDLTGGGPKGPQVLRSAIESIVISTLLAIEADGHPPAQLPPEAEAQLVDMVHRRVPLDLLLTHQRRIHSQLADHFMGGCRSLVPGPDLAASLEHVSHVLFEFADTFATMTAESYTAENERFLRSTAAARYETVLALLAGEGAVDAASRQLAYPLTNAYHIGLVLHPATSPSDTADHLDQVARSLLRGIGADVQLVVAVDRTEAWAWGAFKARPPSEKPLLSGGSDVLVGMASPHRGVQGFRRTHDEALDAARVGSFGVRSTADTGVVRYDEIRLLSLLIADPDKAARFVRDELGALGSSAGSAQVLRRTVRAYLDCHGSPQEAAKELQVAKNTVIYRVKRAEELLGRSLRDSQLELHAALHLAELLLDPDDTGH
- a CDS encoding acyl-CoA dehydrogenase family protein, which produces MTTLDDVTTFGPQAQAEVRERLLQTARELRPLLREHAEESERNRRLAEKSERALRESGLFQATAPRRSGGAGGDVRTLIELSAEISRGDSSAGWVAFIANTTAFGMGLFPDDVRELVYGPAPRNVAISQFAPGGTAEKVDGGYRINGKWGFASGCYQAQWTLNAFLVLDAEGQPSEVRWALMPLADMRIEDTWYVVGMAGTGSNTLVAEDLFVEDRCTLDLETFMGTAVFPIWHEDETSYRASLNSLACLGLCGPLLGMAEAAWDFTTENLGKGRPISYWAYSDRRDAPSYRLALADARVAIDAGRMHLLRSADEMDDAAREGRVLDSAARARIRGDSEIATRNFRQAVTLMLDIVGTSSFAQSNPLQRVWRDLTVASGHGLNNPLLNREIYGQSLVGRDTAEIGSL